A genomic stretch from Ictalurus punctatus breed USDA103 chromosome 2, Coco_2.0, whole genome shotgun sequence includes:
- the hsd17b14 gene encoding 17-beta-hydroxysteroid dehydrogenase 14 yields MASAQRYRDKVVIVTGGSKGIGRGIVKVFVQNGAKVVFCARGVDEGKHVEDKLNKAGPGLCLFVSCDVSKEEDIKRLITTTVERFGQIDCLVNNAGWHPPHKPTDDTSAEEFRELLNLNLISYFLASKFALPYLRKTQGNIINVSSLVASIGQKDAAPYVATKGAIISMTKAMAVDESRYNVRVNCFSPGNVMTPLWEELAGQTADAAAAIKEGENAQLLGRMGTEEESGLVALFLAADATFCTGVDLLLSGGAELNYGFKSQIHKI; encoded by the exons ATGGCGAGTGCACAGAGATACCGAGACAAGGTGGTGATTGTGACCGGGGGATCGAAAGGTATCGGCAGGGGCATCGTTAAAGTGTTCG TGCAGAACGGAGCTAAAGTTGTCTTCTGCGCCAGAGGAG TCGATGAAGGTAAACACGTGGAGGACAAGCTCAATAAGGCGGGGCCGGGTCTGTGTCTCTTCGTGTCTTGTGATGTCTCTAAAGAAGAGGACATTAAG AGGCTGATCACCACGACCGTCGAGCGCTTCGGACAAATCGACTGTCTGGTGAATAACGCAGGCTGGC ATCCTCCGCACAAGCCCACGGACGACACCAGTGCAGAGGAGTTTCGAGAGTTACTCAACCTGAATCTGATCAGCTACTTCCTCGCATCCAAG TTTGCTCTTCCGTACTTGAGGAAAACACAAGGCAACATCATCAATGTCTCCAGCCTGGTGGCGTCTATCGGACAGAAGGACGCAGCTCCATACGTCGCCACCAAG GGGGCGATCATCTCTATGACCAAAGCCATGGCTGTAGATGAAAGTCGCTACAATGTGAGAGTTAACTG CTTTTCCCCTGGTAATGTGATGACACCACTGTGGGAGGAGCTTGCAGGCCAAACAGCCGACGCAGCCGCCGCCATTAAAGAGGGAGAGAATGCACAG CTGCTGGGGCGGATGGGCACCGAGGAGGAAAGTGGACTCGTCGCTCTCTTCCTGGCCGCTGATGCCACCTTCTGCACCGGAGTAGACCTGCTCCTGAGCGGAGGAGCCGAGCTCAACTACGGCTTCAAGAGTCAGAttcataaaatttaa
- the kcna7 gene encoding potassium voltage-gated channel subfamily A member 1 — translation MDSRGGGDDGGTAENESDKRSKEQRNKAEKGEKEHEGGKKEKGKRESRRSGGWALSERLAINVSGMRYETQLRTLAQFPNSLLGDPRRRLRYFDPLRNELFLDRNRFCFDAILYFYQSGGRLRRPANVPLDIFMDELRFYELGDEVMSRFKDDEGFPKEEPRPLPQNEIQRKLWMLFEHPESSGGARIIAIISVMVIVVSIVIFCLETLPDFRLEKEMREQMMFQPHLLDPNSTALMSQFSPFQDPFFIVETMCICWFSFELLMRFASSPSKMHFFKDMMNIIDFFAIMPYFITLGTELARSKGGTPAMSLAIIRVIRLVRVFRIFKLSRHSKGLQILGQTLKASLRELALLIFFLFIGVVLFSSAVYFAEVDSPHTSFTSIPEAFWWAVVSMTTVGYGDMYPVTVGGKLVGSMCAIAGVLTISLPVPVIVSNFSYFYHREMECEDSQEYTHINTSLWEKEKEDSEDEDGDGDDEPDYAPLEGGVSCRGICAPLNGTLLSGFCAGEQRMGNVYRGEPLVTQV, via the exons ATGGACAGTCGTGGAGGAGGAGACGACGGTGGGACGGCAGAGAACGAGAGCGACAAGAGGAGCAAAGAGCAGCGCAACAAGGCCGAGAAGGGTGAGAAGGAACATGAAGGAGGGAAGAAGGAGAAGGGTAAGAGAGAGAGCCGGAGGTCAGGAGGATGGGCGCTGAGCGAGCGCCTGGCCATCAACGTCTCAGGGATGAGGTACGAGACGCAGCTGCGCACGTTGGCGCAGTTTCCCAACTCGCTGCTCGGCGACCCCCGGCGGCGCCTGCGCTATTTCGACCCTCTCCGCAACGAGCTCTTCCTGGACCGCAACCGCTTCTGCTTCGACGCCATCCTGTACTTCTACCAGTCCGGAGGGCGCCTACGCCGGCCGGCCAACGTGCCTCTGGACATCTTCATGGACGAGCTGCGCTTCTACGAGCTCGGCGATGAGGTCATGAGCCGTTTCAAGGACGATGAGGGTTTCCCCAAAGAGGAGCCCAGGCCGCTGCCGCAGAACGAGATCCAGAGGAAGCTGTGGATGCTGTTCGAGCACCCCGAGTCGTCCGGTGGCGCCCgcatcatcgccatcatcagCGTCATGGTCATCGTGGTGTCCATCGTCATCTTCTGTCTCGAGACGCTGCCCGACTTCAGGCTtgagaaagaaatgagagag CAAATGATGTTCCAGCCGCACCTCTTGGACCCAAACAGCACGGCGCTGATGTCCCAGTTCTCTCCGTTCCAGGATCCCTTCTTCATCGTGGAGACGATGTGCATCTGCTGGTTCTCCTTCGAGCTGCTGATGCGCTTCGCCTCCTCGCCGAGCAAAATGCACTTCTTCAAGGACATGATGAACATCATCGACTTCTTCGCCATCATGCCGTATTTCATCACACTGGGAACGGAGCTAGCCCGGTCCAAAGGTGGCACGCCGGCCATGTCCCTGGCCATCATCCGCGTCATCCGTCTCGTCCGTGTCTTCCGGATCTTCAAGCTGTCGCGCCACTCTAAAGGCTTGCAGATCCTGGGCCAGACGCTGAAGGCCAGCCTGAGGGAGCTGGCACTGctcatcttcttcctcttcatcggCGTGGTGCTCTTCTCCAGCGCCGTCTACTTCGCCGAGGTCGACAGCCCCCACACGTCCTTCACCAGCATCCCCGAGGCCTTCTGGTGGGCCGTTGTGTCCATGACAACGGTCGGGTACGGTGACATGTACCCGGTGACGGTGGGGGGAAAGTTGGTTGGCTCCATGTGTGCCATCGCTGGTGTTCTGACCATCTCGCTTCCTGTTCCTGTCATCGTGTCCAACTTCAGCTACTTCTACCACCGCGAGATGGAGTGTGAGGACAGCCAGGAgtacacacacatcaacacgtCACTGtgggagaaagagaaggaggacaGTGAGGACGAGGACGGGGACGGAGATGATGAGCCGGACTACGCGCCTTTGGAAGGAGGTGTGAGCTGCAGAGGGATTTGTGCGCCGCTGAACGGGACTCTACTCTCTGGATTCTGTGCTGGGGAACAGAGAATGGGCAACGTGTACCGAGGAGAACCGCTCGTCACCCAAGTGtga